From Aspergillus luchuensis IFO 4308 DNA, chromosome 2, nearly complete sequence:
AGAGGTATGGTAGTACTATGCGTGTATGTGCTATCAAGGGAGTGAAACAAGACGGTGGGGTGCACGAGTGTCTCAAGAAatgaaggaaaaaggaaaaagaaatgagaaagCAACATGTAGAATCAGACAACCGTCAATAGCCGGTACTTCACCGGGTCTCGCCAATGTCACCTTCCGAAGGCCTTTTGCCGTCTGCAGAGGCGGCTAGGGTTTCGGCGACGTTGTCGACTTCTTGCTCAGGGGATGAGGTCTCTTTGGCAATAGGGACATCCTCCTTGACCACGGGTTCTACAGCGGGGCTTGGCTCAGCCGCACTGTCAGTTGATATTGAGTGGGCAGCCTCGGTGAATGTAGGTTCCTTGGACTCAGTGACTGTCGTGTCCTTCGGTGAAGCTgagacttcctcttccttctccggcaATGGCTGCGGATCAACAGATTCACCGGCGATATTCTTTGCGATCGCTGGAGCCATGGTATCGGGCTTCGTATCGGGAACAGCAGAGTTGGCTTCAGATCCAACGACCAAGTTACCGTCTTCACCAACTTGCCAGACATTCAACGTTGTGGTGATTCTGACCTCAGGAATAGTAGGTAACCTCGTGCTGGCCTTCTCAACGGCAGGCTTTCTCCGCGCGGGTCCACGGGCGCGGCCCTTCCGAGCATCACTCAATGGTTGTTTCTCTACCGGGgcggcttcttcctctttcttcttctcctgagGCTTGGGAGGGGCCTGCGGGCCAAGCTGCAATCGTGAGTTCAAATCCGACAGGAACCCTGCCTTCAGGGCAGCAATCTTGCTACCGCCAGGACGCGCCGGTACGGCCGGTTTGGGCTTGGGAGCGATATCCTTTGATTCTTCGGGACTTGCACGAGAGATAGGCTTGGCTGGACGGGCTGGAATCTGAGGCTTGGGTCTATCCGGGATGACTGGAGGTTGACGCTTTTCAATAGGTGAAGTGACCGGCTTCGTTGATGCATCCACTGCTGGGGCTTGCTGCGGGCGCTTCTGAGGACGTAGTGGGATGCTCGGCTTTGAGGGAACTTCTGGGCTCTTGACCTCTTCCTCTGACGGCTCTATGGTTGTCACTAGTGTATGGCTTTCAGGCGCATCCTCCCAGATGTCACGGCTGGGAAATCTCTGCTTGGCCACTTCCGGTCGAGCGGGGGGCTTCTCGTCATGCTCTTCGGATTCCAAAATCTGTGTTGCGACCTGATGGGGATCCAAGTGACTCGCGTGGCTTCTACGGAACGACTCTTGTTCAGGAGTCTCAAACGCCTCCTGCTTGGGCCCTTCCGGAGTAGACACCGTAGCGTGCAGCTGCAGACTGTTAGGCGAATCTTCCCAGATATCCTGGCTAGGGAACCGATGTTTGAGCTCCGGACGCTGCTTGAAGCGCTCTGCAGTTGAGAcagtcttcttgtccttcgcATCGTCCTCAGGAAACAGGGGCTCATATTCTTCGACATCTTCAAGAGGGGTGTAGACGCCTCCATGCTCTTCGCGCGAGTCATACCGTGTCAAAGCGGGCATTCCACTCTGTACACTAGCAGCTCTGCTGTTAGATCTGCTGTGCGTGGCACTAGGTGTGTGACTTCTGCCTTCATAATCGACACTACCACTCCTTTCGAACGAAGGTGAGACAGCGGGATGCTGGTAGGCCGACTCGGGGCGCACTTCGTCGGCAGCCAATATGggctcatcgtcttcattgCCATCAGTAAAGCCGCGGTTAAGCTCTTCCGGATCCGGAGTCTGAGCGAAACCATCGGGATGGTGCAAGTGGTGGTACGGCTCGTCAACATGGATCACTCGAGGTTCTTGTGGCTTCTCAAATGCCGCCTTCTCCACAGCCTCATCCTGTTGTGCCTGGGACTCTGCGGCTGGTAAGCTTGACTTGCGGAGTGGGGACTCAAACGCCGGACGAGAATCCCGGCGTGACTCGGGAGGTGGCGATGACAAGCGATGCGTATACTCGTCAGAGGCAATGTagccaacttcctcctctggaGTTCCCGCCACAGCAGGCGAGGTACCTGAAATATCAACATCAGCACTATCCTTCCGATTACGTAAGTGTATTACTGGTTAACGTACCAAGTCCAGAGCCAGTGACAGCAGAACCTCGAACAATCTTGTTCAGGTCGTCGCTGCTCAAAGCCCAATCTGGTCTAGGAGTGCCCACACCAGGACCATATTGGCCTT
This genomic window contains:
- a CDS encoding Aim21 family protein (COG:S;~EggNog:ENOG410PJKN;~InterPro:IPR021582;~PFAM:PF11489) is translated as MSSQTAPVIPPRPSRSPQQGLAPSSADMPRIPPRPTHRIERSVSPYRDSYAPSPLNELPNGSGVKRTPSTDLPPRPPSVTIPSLGEEGIEYEDLDVGNASDAHHSTPAETRNVGSDLKLHAPRPSLPSSSAKAKVQAVTRTDSRQAAAAGLGRAGSPLHDDHAERPTRSSHSRASGSRAESSTASADRRQSLHGDEHGIPEIGQRVPMYPNAGDVQAPSPSPYIVEHQQQRPGRSHNRTRSGREASLPPGSYGLHGHGVPTNDKFEKAWYEKHPEEYVKEEQGQYGPGVGTPRPDWALSSDDLNKIVRGSAVTGSGLGTSPAVAGTPEEEVGYIASDEYTHRLSSPPPESRRDSRPAFESPLRKSSLPAAESQAQQDEAVEKAAFEKPQEPRVIHVDEPYHHLHHPDGFAQTPDPEELNRGFTDGNEDDEPILAADEVRPESAYQHPAVSPSFERSGSVDYEGRSHTPSATHSRSNSRAASVQSGMPALTRYDSREEHGGVYTPLEDVEEYEPLFPEDDAKDKKTVSTAERFKQRPELKHRFPSQDIWEDSPNSLQLHATVSTPEGPKQEAFETPEQESFRRSHASHLDPHQVATQILESEEHDEKPPARPEVAKQRFPSRDIWEDAPESHTLVTTIEPSEEEVKSPEVPSKPSIPLRPQKRPQQAPAVDASTKPVTSPIEKRQPPVIPDRPKPQIPARPAKPISRASPEESKDIAPKPKPAVPARPGGSKIAALKAGFLSDLNSRLQLGPQAPPKPQEKKKEEEAAPVEKQPLSDARKGRARGPARRKPAVEKASTRLPTIPEVRITTTLNVWQVGEDGNLVVGSEANSAVPDTKPDTMAPAIAKNIAGESVDPQPLPEKEEEVSASPKDTTVTESKEPTFTEAAHSISTDSAAEPSPAVEPVVKEDVPIAKETSSPEQEVDNVAETLAASADGKRPSEGDIGETR